Part of the bacterium genome is shown below.
CGAATGTGAATGGAGCGCGTTGCGCGATGTCGCGCTGTTGGACGCGCAGACCATCGTCGGAAAATTCGCCGTGCGGCCGCTGGTGCCTGGCCGGGCGATTCTCGCGGCGGATGTGCGCCCGCGAGCCATCATTCACTCCGGCGATCCCGTCGTGATTCACTACGAGCAGGGCGGAGTGATTGTAAAAGTAGAAGGCGTCGCGATGAAGGACGGCGGAGTCGGTGAGACAATTCCCGTGCGCGTGCCCGAAGTCGAACGCAATAGATTGCAAGGAGTGATCCAAGATGATGCCACGCTGCGCTGGATTCGTTAGTCTGCTTCTTTTGTCGAGCGCCGCGCTTCTGGCCGGCGTCCACGGCAACGGGCTTGCGCCATCGTTCTACAACGATTGCAATGCGCGTAATGTAGGCGATCAGCTTACCGTGCTGATTATCGAAAATTCTTTGGCCTCCGCGTCAGCCCGCACCAATACCAAGGGCGAGTTTGATGCCGAATTGCAAGCCGCCGGTTCCGGTCCGCTCGATTTCATTCCGCTTCTGTCCGGAAGCGGTTCCTCTAAGAGTGAACACAAAGGCACGGGCACGACTACGCGGCAAGGCACGTTTCGTGGCAGCGTTGTGGTCCGTGTAATCGAAGTGCTTCCCAACGGCGACATGCGTATAGAAGGCCAGAAATCGGTCGTCATAAATGGCGAACGGCAACTCACGATACTGTCCGGCACGGTGCGCCAATCCGATGTTACGCCTGACAATACAGTCACGTCCGACCTCATTGGCGACGCGGAAATCTCGTACAAGGGCAAAGGGGTGCTGGGCAACACCGAACGCCCGGGCGTGATCGCGCGCATCTTCGATTGGATCTTCTAATGCGAATGACTATCGTTTC
Proteins encoded:
- a CDS encoding flagellar basal body L-ring protein FlgH, yielding MMPRCAGFVSLLLLSSAALLAGVHGNGLAPSFYNDCNARNVGDQLTVLIIENSLASASARTNTKGEFDAELQAAGSGPLDFIPLLSGSGSSKSEHKGTGTTTRQGTFRGSVVVRVIEVLPNGDMRIEGQKSVVINGERQLTILSGTVRQSDVTPDNTVTSDLIGDAEISYKGKGVLGNTERPGVIARIFDWIF